From the genome of Malus sylvestris chromosome 6, drMalSylv7.2, whole genome shotgun sequence, one region includes:
- the LOC126626269 gene encoding two-component response regulator ARR5-like: protein MATAGEILRRNLTEGFDLSGDSQMRSGELHVLAVDDSHVDRKVIERLLKISSCKVTAVDSGTRALQYLGLDGEKSSVGFDNMKVNLIITDYSMPGMTGYELLKKIKESSAFREVPVVIMSSENILTRIDRCLEEGAEDYIVKPVKLSDVNRLKNVMMGGGERKETEEKENHKRTFSVEYNASSTPSPLPQLSQPFACNLASCQLPPLSPSSPLPCSSSKRPRLHKMD, encoded by the exons ATGGCGACAGCAGGCGAGATTCTCAGGCGGAATCTGACCGAAGGTTTTGATCTTTCCGGTGATTCGCAGATGCGTTCCGGCGAGCTGCATGTTCTTGCTGTGGATGACAGCCACGTGGACCGGAAGGTCATTGAACGCCTGCTCAAGATATCATCCTGCAAAG tGACGGCTGTTGACAGTGGGACGAGAGCGCTGCAATATCTGGGCTTGGATGGAGAGAAGAGCTCGGTTGGGTTTGAT AACATGAAGGTGAATTTGATCATAACGGACTACTCAATGCCAGGGATGACCGGATATGAACTGCTAAAGAAAATCAAG GAATCATCGGCTTTTCGAGAAGTTCCGGTGGTGATCATGTCATCGGAGAACATCCTGACTCGAATTGATAG atgCTTAGAGGAAGGAGCTGAGGACTATATAGTGAAGCCGGTGAAGCTTTCCGACGTGAACCGGTTGAAAAACGTCATGAtgggaggaggagaaagaaaagaaactgaagagaaagaaaatcacaaaagaaCATTTTCAGTTGAATACAACGCATCATCAACTCCCTCCCCTTTACCGCAGCTTTCGCAACCGTTCGCTTGCAATCTAGCATCGTGTCAGCTGCCACCTTTGTCGCCATCATCGCCGTTGCCATGTTCGTCATCAAAGAGACCGAGATTGCACAAGATGGATTGA